A region of Nerophis ophidion isolate RoL-2023_Sa linkage group LG28, RoL_Noph_v1.0, whole genome shotgun sequence DNA encodes the following proteins:
- the LOC133545421 gene encoding oocyte zinc finger protein XlCOF22-like produces MPEGPWHLVFFFDGSSFTILKLHSCFSSRSCSSQTCAGHKMTNMLEKCPYSVNVCEKYRSPGQQDGSTSMEQKRSQHLYVKEEEPQPPHFKDEEKQGLSPHFIEEDKRHLISVKSKDVEVKGERKQKKSFRMRTEEPQPSHIKKEKEYPLTFHFKEEAVDPQSPHIKEEEEDPLTPHIKEEEEEHSISLQVEHLEKLEQVDFTKMPVTGVPVKSEGDEVKGVSEEKREAEPPSSSSTQHMTTEADGDHCGGSQADKLLAPLSDSEDTTSHSPDTDDEDSKDDKTCHTDNTDLKCSLCGKTFKSPSKLKRHIRTHTGEKPFSCSMCGKDFSHRHNLKEHMRIHTGENPFSCSICGKNFTQRQNLKPHMRTHNGEKPFSCSICGKDFTRRDHFKTHMRIHTGEKPFSCSECGKSFVINRMLKVHMRIPTGEKPFSCSECGNDFILRPHFKSHMRTHSGEKLYSCSSCNKSFHYLNSLKVHMRRHTGEKVLSCSVCGERFSSKYQCKKHKCAGENSSSK; encoded by the exons atGCCAGAGGGTCCGTGGCACCTGGTCTTCTTTTTTGatggatcctccttcaccatcctgaagctacactcctgtttttcaagcagaagttgttcttcacagacgtgtgcaggacacaaaatgacaaacatgcttgagaaatgtccaTATTCAGTCA acgtctgtgaaaaatATCGTTCACCTGGGCAGCAGGACGGGTCAACTAGTATGGAGCAGAAAAGGTCACAGCACCTCTACGTGAaagaagaggagccacagccTCCCCACTTTAAAGATGAAGAAAAACAGGGACTGTCACCCCACTTCATAGAGGAAGACAAGAGACACCTCATTAGTGTGAAGAGTAAAGATGTTGAGGTCAAAGGTGAGCGTAAACAGAAGAagagcttcaggatgcggacggaggagccacagccctcccacattaagaaggaaaagGAATATCCACTGACTtttcattttaaagaggaagcggtggatccacagagccctcacattaaggaggaagaggaggatccactgacccctcacattaaagaggaagaggaagaacacagcatcagtctgCAGGTAGAGCATCTTGAAAAACTGGAGCAGGTTGAtttcaccaagatgccagtgactggtgtccctgtgaagagtgaaggtgatgaggtcaaaggtgtgagtgaggagaagagagaggcggagcctccaagcagcagctcaacacaacacatgacaacagaagctgatggagaccactgtggaggatcacaagcagacaagctcttagctccactatcagatagtgaggacacaacgtcacactctcctgacactgatgatgaagactctaaagatgataagacatgtcacactgacaacactgaCCTCAAGTGTTCTCTCTGTGGCAAAACTTTTAAATCTCCTAGTAAATTGAAAAGACAcataagaacacacactggagaaaaacctttttcatgttcaatgtgCGGTAAAGATTTTAGTCATAGGCACaatttgaaagaacacatgagaatacacactggagaaaaccctttttcttgttcaatctgcggtaaaaattttactcaaagacaaaatttgaaaccacacatgagaacacacaatggagaaaaacctttttcatgttcaatctgtggtaaagattttacccgaagggaccatttcaaaacacacatgagaatacacactggagaaaaacctttttcctgctcagaatgtggtaaaagttttgtaataaatcgaatgttaaaagtacacatgagaatacccactggtgaaaaacctttttcctgctcagaatgcgGTAACGATTTTATTCTAAGGCCCCATTTtaaatcacacatgagaacgcactctggtgaaaaacTATACTCCTGCTcaagctgcaacaaaagctttcatTATCTAAACAGTcttaaagtacacatgagaagacacacaggagagaaagtgttgagttgcagtgtgtgtggtgaaagattctcttctaagtaccagtgtaagaaacacaagtgtgctggtgagaacagcagcagcaaatga